The Apium graveolens cultivar Ventura chromosome 6, ASM990537v1, whole genome shotgun sequence genome contains a region encoding:
- the LOC141664145 gene encoding cytochrome P450 704C1-like has protein sequence MDFLYVIFTILATVLLLLLGCFLALLGKIFTGKSIRNPKYPPVSGTVLSLLINFNRIYEYLTEVAEKHQTFRLLAQDQSEIYTTDARNIEHILKSSFDKYSKGQYLQGIANDLFGHGIFVVDGVNWKQQRKLASYEFSTRMLRDFSCDIFRKNAVKLITTVSESSMVNDAIDMQDLLMKYSLDSIFKVGFGADLNCMEGSNGVGSTFIKAFDDTTSLIYWRYIDPTWKVQRLLNIGFEASLAKNIKYVHRFVQEVISKKREQMEMQQNNQKEDILSRFLIESKKDPEKMNDQYLRDLILNFILAGKDTTANTLSWFFYMLCKNPQVQERIVQEIKATIQGNSIDEFVENTTDEALEKMHYLHAALSETLRLYPAVPVDGRCAEADDILPDGYRVKKGDNVYYIAYAMGRMTNIWGDDAKDFKPDRWLNNGFFQPESPFKFIAFHAGPRICLGKDFAYRQMKIVSIGLLRYFRFKLADEKRAVTYIPTFTLHVNGGLHLLAISRPD, from the exons ATGGATTTCCTCTATGTAATCTTCACAATTTTAGCAACTGTACTACTGCTGCTTCTCGGATGCTTCTTAGCTCTACTAGGCAAAATTTTCACCGGAAAATCAATAAGAAATCCGAAATACCCTCCCGTGTCTGGCACAGTTCTTAGCCTACTGATCAACTTTAACAGAATATATGAGTACTTGACAGAAGTTGCTGAAAAACACCAAACTTTCCGGCTTCTTGCACAAGATCAAAGTGAAATATACACAACTGATGCTCGAAATATTGAACACATACTTAAGTCAAGCTTTGATAAGTATTCTAAAGGTCAGTACTTACAGGGAATAGCAAATGATTTGTTTGGACACGGTATCTTTGTTGTTGATGGTGTTAACTGGAAGCAACAGAGGAAGCTTGCTAGTTATGAGTTCTCAACGCGGATGCTGAGAGACTTTAGCTGCGATATATTCAGAAAAAATGCAGTGAAATTGATCACAACTGTTTCTGAGTCATCCATGGTGAACGATGCCATCGATATGCAA GACTTGCTAATGAAATACTCCTTAGATTCAATATTCAAAGTTGGGTTTGGAGCAGATCTAAATTGCATGGAAGGATCAAACGGAGTTGGATCCACTTTTATCAAGGCGTTTGATGATACTACTTCACTGATATATTGGCGCTATATAGATCCAACTTGGAAGGTGCAGAGGCTTCTTAACATTGGATTTGAAGCTTCCCTTGCGAAAAACATCAAATATGTCCACAGATTTGTGCAAGAAGTAATCAGTAAAAAGAGGGAACAGATGGAAATGCAACAAAAT AATCAAAAGGAGGATATACTTTCAAGGTTTCTGATTGAGAGTAAGAAAGATCCAGAGAAAATGAATGATCAATATCTGCGGGATTTAATTCTGAATTTTATACTTGCGGGGAAAGATACTACAGCAAATACTCTTTCATGGTTCTTTTATATGCTCTGCAAGAATCCACAGGTACAAGAAAGGATTGTACAAGAAATCAAAGCGACTATTCAGGGGAACAGCATTGATGAGTTTGTGGAAAATACAACAGATGAAGCACTTGAGAAGATGCATTACCTTCATGCTGCATTGTCTGAGACATTGAGGTTATATCCTGCAGTCCCAGTT GATGGAAGGTGTGCAGAAGCTGATGACATTCTTCCAGATGGCTACAGAGTTAAAAAGGGAGACAACGTATACTATATAGCTTATGCAATGGGCAGGATGACCAACATCTGGGGAGATGATGCCAAGGACTTTAAGCCGGATAGATGGCTCAACAATGGGTTTTTCCAACCTGAATCACCATTCAAATTCATCGCGTTTCAT GCTGGACCAAGAATTTGTCTTGGGAAAGATTTTGCTTATCGGCAAATGAAGATAGTATCAATTGGGCTTCTCCGCTATTTCAGGTTCAAACTAGCTGATGAGAAAAGAGCTGTGACGTACATACCAACATTTACACTACATGTCAATGGTGGTTTACATCTTCTAGCAATTTCAAGGCCAGATTAA
- the LOC141664146 gene encoding uncharacterized protein LOC141664146 isoform X1, with translation MGGKGRKRREKNYKAAHGEKNRRLPPPPVSSSLDALPSKLRHILNFTRPSQPPPLPKPAAAVEGEVQEQDPHQDVFKGLEATGNDVIDEVGILESVNEKKKKKRKRKGAKDLRFEMEALAGISTKRKERKKKRLEEMKNKRKKLKASENLDFPGREEIKFGEVVKAPPKLVTIPKGKKSPQDAFKERLRLEAVDGYRNRRGWSSRPGIHLPTPEVTSM, from the exons ATGGGAGGAAAAGGAaggaaaagaagagaaaagaattaCAAAGCAGCTCATGGCGAGAAGAATCGTCGTCTTCCTCCTCCACCTGTTTCATCTTCTCTGGATGCTCTTCCTTCTAAACTTCGTCACATTCTCAATTTCACCCGTCCTTCTCAACCACCCCCTCTACCAA AGCCTGCGGCTGCTGTAGAAGGAGAGGTGCAGGAGCAGGACCCTCATCAAGATGTATTTAAAGGCTTGGAAGCCACTGGTAATGATGTGATTGACGAGGTTGGTATTTTGGAAAGTGTGaatgaaaagaaaaagaagaagaggaagaggaaggGTGCCAAAGATCTTCGCTTTGAGATGGAGGCATTAGCTGGTATCAGTACCAAGAGAAAAGAGCGCAAGAAAAA GCGCTTGGAAGAGATGAAAAATAAGCGCAAAAAACTGAAGGCCAGTGAGAACCTGGACTTCCCTGGGCGTGAAGAAATAAAATTCGGAGAAGTGGTCAAAGCTCCACCAAAGTTGGTCACCATTCCAAAG GGAAAGAAGTCGCCCCAAGATGCTTTTAAGGAGAGGCTTCGCCTGGAGGCAGTTGATGGCTACAGGAACCGGAGAGGATGGTCATCAAGGCCGGGGATACATCTCCCTACACCTGAAGTCACATCAATGTAG
- the LOC141664146 gene encoding uncharacterized protein LOC141664146 isoform X2 produces the protein MGGKGRKRREKNYKAAHGEKNRRLPPPPVSSSLDALPSKLRHILNFTRPSQPPPLPKGEVQEQDPHQDVFKGLEATGNDVIDEVGILESVNEKKKKKRKRKGAKDLRFEMEALAGISTKRKERKKKRLEEMKNKRKKLKASENLDFPGREEIKFGEVVKAPPKLVTIPKGKKSPQDAFKERLRLEAVDGYRNRRGWSSRPGIHLPTPEVTSM, from the exons ATGGGAGGAAAAGGAaggaaaagaagagaaaagaattaCAAAGCAGCTCATGGCGAGAAGAATCGTCGTCTTCCTCCTCCACCTGTTTCATCTTCTCTGGATGCTCTTCCTTCTAAACTTCGTCACATTCTCAATTTCACCCGTCCTTCTCAACCACCCCCTCTACCAA AAGGAGAGGTGCAGGAGCAGGACCCTCATCAAGATGTATTTAAAGGCTTGGAAGCCACTGGTAATGATGTGATTGACGAGGTTGGTATTTTGGAAAGTGTGaatgaaaagaaaaagaagaagaggaagaggaaggGTGCCAAAGATCTTCGCTTTGAGATGGAGGCATTAGCTGGTATCAGTACCAAGAGAAAAGAGCGCAAGAAAAA GCGCTTGGAAGAGATGAAAAATAAGCGCAAAAAACTGAAGGCCAGTGAGAACCTGGACTTCCCTGGGCGTGAAGAAATAAAATTCGGAGAAGTGGTCAAAGCTCCACCAAAGTTGGTCACCATTCCAAAG GGAAAGAAGTCGCCCCAAGATGCTTTTAAGGAGAGGCTTCGCCTGGAGGCAGTTGATGGCTACAGGAACCGGAGAGGATGGTCATCAAGGCCGGGGATACATCTCCCTACACCTGAAGTCACATCAATGTAG